Genomic segment of Gloeocapsa sp. PCC 7428:
AGATCTTGCGCAATGGGTCGCGCCAACTGTTGAAGAAGATGGCGTAGCAGCAGCAATTGAAGAATTTATTTTGCGAGACAAGGCAATTTAATTTTTGCCAGTTAATTAAAAGCTTTGAAAGGCGTACGTTATTTTGTAACAATGCCTACAAACTCAGAAAGGGTACCGACGACTGGCCGTGTTTCGTCTCGGTACCCTGACTGGTTCGCTCCTCACACACTTGCAATATTATATGAACTCTGTTTATTTGTCACTGCCTTACACAAAATTTTCTATCTAAAGGCAGAAGTTACAAATGTCATATCAAAAAAATAAAACTTTTATATGATTATTGTTTACAATCTATAGTTTTGACAATATTTTCTGATCCCTAACGGCTTCTATCCTATAGTTCGGTTGGTGCATAAATTCCCAACTTGTCGTTTAGGAGTACAGCTAAAAGACGTTGAGTCAATAGCGTTAAGCCCAATCGTGCTTGCGCCAAATGTAGATTATCGCGTTTAACTTCACCCCAAATCCGACAGTAGGTATAAAATTTTTGCCAAGCTTGACATAAATCGACTGCTATTTTTTCCCAGTGCGGTTTTAAGTTAGGACTGGGGCAGTATAAGTTATCGAATGATATCATTAAATGCTTAATTAAAGCTTGTTCAGCTGCGTGACGGCAAAGAAGTTGCTGTTGAGAATCTAGAAAAGAAATTAGTGTAAGCGTGGGTGGAATTATCTCTTCACGCACAGCTAGCTGTAATACCGAGTAACAACGAGCATGAGTATATTGAAGGATAAACGGAGGCGAGAAGTTATTGTCTTTTTGCAAGCAATATTTTTCTATTGTTGGAGGGTTATTAATTGAATACTGTAGCCAAGCTGCGATCGCGCAATCTGTTAATTCTAAATAAATTAACCCTGGCGATACTATACGCGTAGCGATCAATGTTAAGCCAGTATTTTCTGTTGCTAATTTTTGCCGTATGTCATCCGCAATCGCTTTAGTGTTAATGAAGTCAATCAATCGCATCGCAATTTGGATCGCCGGTAGCTTTTGTACTGCACTCAACTGCAAAGCGATCGCCCATACATAAGTAAATCCACAGTCTTTTTTTTGGCACCAAGAAACATTCAGTTGCGGCTGTAGTGCCAGTCTGTAATTTAGTAAGTATAAATTGAGTGCTACTTGCAGGTGCGGCAATAACACTTGTTTCATTACGCGATAGTCAGCGGATGACAAAGTTCGCTCTAAAATTTGTTATAAACGGTCATCGTTACAACAACTCTAAATATGTCACTGGTTATTGCTTGTACAGATCTACAGCGTAGCGCGGTTATGGCTTCATACTTAGTAAGTTACAATCGCTACCAAAATTTTACTGAGAATATTAAGTGATTTTTATTACATATTTATTGTGACGAAGATCACTGACAGAATAATTTGTCAGGATAAATATTCCAGGCAAGATGTCGTACTCTTGGAAGAGACATTGCTTGTATCGAGAATGTTTCACTTTTACCAAACTTTATGTTGCTTTAAGATTGAAATACGCGATCGCTAAAATAAAAAACTGCAAAATTTAGTAAATAATAAGTAACATCTAATACTAGGATTGCTTTGCAAGACCTATAAAACAAATGTAGAGTTAAGCTAACTAGTAGCCGATAATTACACTGGTCTGTTAAGTGCTCTTTGTCGCATTAACACACCCGTAACGGCTGCATCTTGTTGTAACGTTTTCGGCTAAAAGCCAAATGCTTCGACTTATGCATTCTCCATCTATGCAGTCCCCAACATTTTCAGAAACACCAAGACCATTTTTGACTTGGCAACGAATTCTCGATTGGGCGCAAGAACACTACCGAGTTCGTTCATTTAACAAAGATGAGCGAATTCCTGCACGACCAGGGCTACTGTATTTAGTACAACGTGGTGCAATTAGACTTGTCGGTACTGCCCAAGTCAGCGCTACAGCCAGCCAGTTAACTTCTCGCCGAGTTAACCGAACTCCAGAGGAAGCTTTTTTAGGCTTTGTTGGTGCTGGACAGCCCTTTGAAATTGTTGCTCAATCGCCGTTTACACTCCAAGCCTATGCTCATGTTGACCAAACTTCCGTAGTGTGGATGTACTGGCACGATCTAGATAATTGGCCGCATTTTCGACGCGAAGTTCTCGATGCTTTTCGTTATCAGCACCAACGAAAATTATTGTGGCTGAGTGCGTTAGGACAACGACGGACAATCGATCGTTTATTAGGATTTCTGACACTCTTGGTTGAGGAGTACGGCGAACCGTCTTTTAGTCCAGAAGATCCGGAAGTGCTGCGTGGCTATTGCTTACCATTTCCACTGACACACGCCCAAATCGGGAGTGCAATTGGTTCGACACGAGTCACTGTTACTCGGTTGATGGGTAAATTACGTCAACGTAACTTGTTGATTACTCAGGGTGATAATTTAATTTGTTTGCCAGCCGAGTCAGTGAATATTGCCAAACGGTAAAATTATCTGTGCGCGACTCAATGCGCTTAACACGCATAATGTCAGCGAATTCTGACAAAACCCGTTTGCTCGATCAGTTCTTGCCCTTGTCCTGTCAGGAGAAAATTAGCATAAGCATTTCCAGCTTGCTCGTCGGTTTGACCGTTTTGTTTGACGACGACAAACAAGTTACGTGTAATCGGATAGTCACCCGTTTGAAAAGCTTCAAGATTGAGGCGATTACGTAATCTTGGGCATTGAGATAAAGGAACAAAAGGTTCTTGATAAGGCGGAACAAATTTACCTGATGCACGCCCTATCGGTAGGGATTTGACGGTACATTGCGGGACAACTTCTGGTGCTGAGGCATAGTAAATACCACCAGGAGTTACCGCTAATCTGCGCAGCGCTTGAGTCGTGTCGGCAACAAATTCTACATTAGACCCCAATGATTGATTCGCAAGGATATCTTGCACAAAAAACTCAACTGTGCCACCATCACTCATTTGGCGCGAAAGCGGTACTATTGATAGATTTGGACCACCGAGTTGATTCCAATTGGCGATTTTGCCAGTGTAGATGGCGCGAACTTGTTCGATAGTCAGTCCAGGAAGATCTAAATTCGGGTTAACAGCGATCGCCAATCCATCAATCGCAACGGGTATTTGGCTCAAACCAAAGCCTCGTTGTTGCGCGCGGGCAATTTCCTGATCTAGCAGTGGTCTAGAAGACTGAGCAAAAGCAATTCTACCGTCAATCAGCATCCGAATTCCGCTGGCTGAGCCTGGTGTTTCGCCCGTAGGATCGACATAGCGTAAGCGAAACTCTGGTCGCGCCGCTTGGATTGCTGAGTCAACTGCTAAGCGAATTGGTGCCCAAGTCGTACTACCACCATAGTTAAATAGTCCATTAGGTACATCTTGAACTGTCGCAAAATTACTGCTAGATTCAGTTGAAAGCAGCGGTGGTGCATTGGCATCAGGATCGGTATCTTCCGATTGCGAGTCCGTAACTATTCCCAGGTTAATACCACGATTGGTAAGCCACCACAAACCACCACCGACGATTCCTATTGTAATTAAGAAAGCTAATACAAGAACCGCAGTTTCATTCTTTTGAGACATAGGATTTGATAAGTAAGTGGGTGTATATAAGCGTCAATTAAGGACTGGTAATGGGTAATTGTGCTGACTAATTACCCAAATACGCTCTCTACGGATGCTTATCACTGTACATTTTTAGCCTTTTCTAGCGAATACTGACAAATCCTGCTTGTCTAATTAATTCTTGTCCTTGATCGGTGAGGAGTAAGTTAGCGTAAGCTTCACCAGCTTGAGCCGCGATTTGCTCGTTTTGTTTGACAATCACAAATAGCCGACGTGTAATTGGATACTCATCAGATTGAAATGCTGCTGTATTAAGTTGATTGCGTTCTTGCGGACAACGCGACAGTCGAACAAATGGGACTTGATAAGGAGGAGTTAGATTATTGAGTGTTTGACCGAGTGGTAGCGGCTTAACTGTACACTGCGGGACTACTTCTGAGGCAGAAGCATAGTAAATACCACCAAGATTATTAGCAACTTCGCGTAGCGCTTGAGTTGTTGTGGGAATGAACTGTACATTCGTAGCAAACGCTTCGTTTTCTAAAACGTTCTCCGCAAAAAATTCAACTGTACCTCCTTCTTCGATTCGGCGCGAATAAGGAGTAATGGTTAAGTTTGGTCCACCAAGTTGATTCCAGTTCGCGATCCTACCTGTGTAGATTTCCTTGAGTTGCGCTACGGTGATTCCAGTGACATCAAGCGTAGGATGAACCGCGATCGCGATCGCATCAACTGCCACCGGAATTTCTTGAAGTGTGAATCCGCGTGTTTGGGCTTGTTGGTACTCGCGATCGTTCAGCGGACGTGAAGATTGCGCAAACGCAAGTTGGTTATTGAGTAGCATTCTAATTCCAGTAGCGGAACCTGGCGCACCTGTTGTTGGGTTGGTATAACGCAGGCGAAACTCTGGCCAAACACTTTGAATTACTGGGTCAACTTCGCTGCGAATCGGTGCCCAAGTCGTACTACCACCGTAGCTAAATAGTCCAGACGGGACATTTTGTACCCTAGCAAACGTAGCTACATGACTTACAGACTGCAATTGATTGTTGGCTACACCTCCCAAGTCAACGTTTAAACGTTCCGTTAACCACCAAAAAACACCACCGATAATTCCCAAAGCGATCAGGAAGGCTAAGACAAGAACAGTAGTTTCATTTCTTTGAGACATATAGTCGGGTTCAAAGGTCAGGTAAGAAGGAGCAAGAAACGAGTATGGAAGTCTTATGGAATATTTATATTTAAGTTTAAATTTGTATCTTTTCTAACCCTTAACGCCTGCGGCTAGCAGCTGATGCTCAGGCGTCCCTTCTATAATGTCCTAACTTTATCAACCATTGCTCTAAAATTTTTCCTGCCACAATTGAGTTAAAAGATTGAAGCAAGTAGTTTGTATATCAGCCTAAATAAAGCTGTTAGCGCGATCGCAGCTGCGCCTGCAACTAAGGCTAAGAACAGAATATTGTGTATTGTTAATTCACTTTGTAAAGCGGGAACAAACAAAACGATCGCCAAGAGAATACCGACGAGAATTAACAGATCTTTAGCATCAAGCCAACGTCGAGTTTGGGCAAAAATGAGCATCCCCAAAATGAATCCGGCTACCCCCATTGTGACGACTGGCGATTGCACTAGGCTGTAAAGTGCGATCGCGATCAATCCTCCAGCAAAGCCACTTATTCCCGCACCCGCTAAGACTTCCAACAGCGAAAATGCTGCTGGTTGATGAAAGTAGGATACGGTAGCTGGAGTTGGAGGTGGCGTTACTGGCGGTGGTGCGGTTGTCGCAGCAGCGATCGCGGTTAATACTTCTTGGGCAGAGTGAAAGCGTTGGTTGGGTGTGATTGACAGCATTCGATCGAGAATGTCTGCGATCGTAGGGGCAATATCGGCGTGTGTTCTCCAGTGCCAGCGATTATTGTAAACATCAAACAATTCAACCGTTTTTTTACCCGTAAGTAAAACCAGCGCAGTAACGGCTAAAGCATACAAATCTGTTGATGGATAAACATCCCCGCCAGACATTTGTTCGGGTGGTGCGTATCCCTGCGAATAGATTCCTGTCGATCCTTTTGTTTGCGTAGCTGCGGTTGTGACTTGTTTGACTGCACCAAAATCGAGCAAATAAAGCCGCCCGTTGCGATGGCGCATAATATTAGAAGGTTTGATATCGCGATGAATCGAACCGTGTTCGTGAACAAATTGCAGTACAGGCAGAATTGCTTGCAATACTTCCACGACTTCGGTGGATGAAAACTTCCCTTTTTCTTCTAATTCCTCCTCTAAATTTTTGCCATCAATGTATTCCTGGACCAAGTAGAAAAACTTGTCTTGTCCACCAGGCTGCAAACTCGGTACTGTTAATTCAAAAAAAGCATACAAGTCAGGAATTTGGTCATTTTGACTGCCAAGTTCCTCTAAAACTGCGGCTTCCCGTTCAAATAATTGCTGTGCAATTTGTAGTTGAGTTAGTGTTAAATAGCCAGCAGGTTGAAATTGCTTAACAACACAGCGACGCATTCCTGGAGTATAGCGATCGCGCGCCAAAAAAGCTGCACCGAAACCCCCTTTTCCGAGCAGATGAAGTGGCAAATAGCGCCCCACCAAAATCAACGGCATCCCACAGGCAGTGCAGTATTTTTGTTGAATTGTTTTTAACGTTGCGCTGTCGTCTAAATCCGCAAAATGATTTTGGGGGCGGGGGCAACTGGAACGAGTGCAGTAGACTTTCATCAATGGGGGGTTAGGGGCTAGGCATAGTTTTCACTCCAAATTCCCATCACACAATTAACCGCCAGCGGGGTTGGGTGTGACTTCTTCTTCATCAAAAGTCTCTGGTACAATTGGTCGTTGCGATTTCAACACATCTTTGTTCCAACCTGGTTTAGCAAATTGCGGTAAGATTTCGTTGATAAAGGCTTCTGCGGCTTTTGAGCGGTAACGATTTGGGTTAACAATGACCGATAAAGTCCGCTTGACAACCACACCTTCAATATTGGCACAGTGTAATCCTCCCATTTGCAATTCTTTAGCGATCGCTGTAATGGAAACGAAAGCAGCACCTAACCCTGATTGCACGGCATTTTTGATCGCTTCGATCGAATTGAGTTCCATTTCGATTTTGAGACGACGCGTATCAATATCGCAGCGCGTCAAAACTTGATCGATAACTTTACGAATTGTTGATTGCGAGTCGAGCGCAATGAACTGTAACTTGTAAAGATCGTCTTTGTAAATTGTGTCTAGCTTCGCAAACGGGTGCGATACAGGCAATATCAGTGCTAGTTCATCTTCCGCATAGGGAATAATTTCTAGCGAATCTTGCAATTCAGATGGGACTTCACCACCAATAATCGCAAGATCGACTTGCCCATTCGCGACACTCCAAGCTGTACGGCGTGTTGAGTGAACGTGTAATTGCACGGCGACGTCAGGATATTGTTGTCGAAATAAACCGATCATCCGTGGTAAAAGATACGTTCCGGTCGTTTGCGAGGCACCAACAATCAGCGTACCGCCTTGGAGATTTTGCAGGTCTTCAATGGCGCGACAGGTTTCCTGGCAAAGTGTGAGAATTTTTTCACCATAGCTCAGCAGAAGATAACCTGCTTCGGTTAGTTGTGCTCGGCGTCCTCCTCGGTCGAATAAAGGAACATCCAACTGTCGCTCTAGGTTTTGTACTTGGAGACTGACAGCAGGTTGTGAGACATATAGACTATCAGCAGCACGCTTGAAGCTCCCTTCGGCGGCGATCGCTTTGAGAATGCGTAACTGATCTAAAGTAAAAGGAAGGTCAGACATACGGCTAAACCCACGAAGATGAAAGGAGACTTCAGGCAACCAATTCGGCTTAGCGGTCACACCTAAATGGTTCATAGCCTGCTTATTAGGAGACTTAATCTAGAACTTGACACTATCACAACTCATTTCATTCTGATTAAATCGCTCCTGTTGAATACTTTGTGCTATTCGCTGTACTACACGCTAGTTTTCTTCTAACAATTTTATTTACATAGTTTTCACTTGGTCTTTTCAGCGACGCGATCGCCCCAGTTATTTAGCTGCGTTGTCACTTTGGGTAGAAAAACGCCTTGGTGCGCAACTTTATTGTGTCGTCTTTGCTTTGGTAAGTTTGCCATTGCTAGTTGTCTTCATCATTTACGCTCTTGATTACACTATGAAACTTGGCACTTGTGACAATTTCAGGGGGTTTTGAGGGTAGAATCAGTCGTTTGGGTGTTGTCAGTTTTGTATTTCTTATATACGGCTACGTTCAATCTACTAGAAATTGCCACCATTCAGAAACCCCAAGTTCGTCTTTATGAAACTGGCATGATTTGCGGCACTGCGCCTACCTTGTGGTTGGCAGCTTTAAACGCATCCTGCATCGTTGATTTGGCGTTTGGCGTAGCGATCGCACCTTCATAAATCGTTACAAAATAGCTTTTGCTCGCGTTATTTATTATTCATTGTCTAGCGATTCGTCGAGGCAAACAAACGCTGAAACACCAAGAATTACTCTGCGCTGCTTTTCTAGGTGTTGCTGTTTTTGTAATTTTACTGTGGTGGTCTTACCCACTTTTATGCAAGTACCTAGTAAAGGGAATTGGTGATGTATGCTCCCAAAAGGATAGATATTGCTTACTATAAGCGATCGCTAAACGCATTCATTTAGAATGTTCATGAACTTTGCCCGAATTTGTCAAAACCGCTACAACAATTGATCCCGCCCTTTTGACTATAAAGTATGAATCAAAAATTTCAGTCTACCAATTGATCCCAAATTGATGTAGCATGGTTCAAACTAGCTACTAAAAATGAGCAGCAACGCATGATTTCAAGACAAATGTTGTCAAAGTTTTAATATATTATTTCAACGGCTAAGGTCAGGTAGCTAATTTAATAACAAAACTCGATAGATGTACTTAGAGGAAGCATGGTGTTGTCGGTTAGTGAGCGGACATTTACTCAAGAAGTTTTAGAATCTCCTATCCCTGTTCTTGTGCATTTTTGGGCACCTTGGTGTGGTCTATGCCGCAGCATTGAACCTCTGTTGTTACAATTCCAAGATCAATATCAACGTCAAGTCAAAGTTGTTGGCGTTAATGCTGATGAAAACTTTAAACTTGCTAATTCGTTTCGGCTGACGACACTGCCAACATTGATTTTGCTCGACAAGGGAAGCCCCAAGCACCGCTGGGATAGTTTCCACGGCTACGCCGAACTGCGTGCGGAACTAGAAAAAATTCAACTTCAATACAGCGAAAATCAAGAAAATAAGCTTTGTTCGATTGCGCGCGCTAGCACATCTTTAAGCGCTGAGTGGGAATGTCGCCTAGCTTAAGCAAAGATATACAGACACAGGCACAAAGGAAACTGAAAGACTAGGAATGATG
This window contains:
- a CDS encoding DALR anticodon-binding domain-containing protein, giving the protein MKQVLLPHLQVALNLYLLNYRLALQPQLNVSWCQKKDCGFTYVWAIALQLSAVQKLPAIQIAMRLIDFINTKAIADDIRQKLATENTGLTLIATRIVSPGLIYLELTDCAIAAWLQYSINNPPTIEKYCLQKDNNFSPPFILQYTHARCYSVLQLAVREEIIPPTLTLISFLDSQQQLLCRHAAEQALIKHLMISFDNLYCPSPNLKPHWEKIAVDLCQAWQKFYTYCRIWGEVKRDNLHLAQARLGLTLLTQRLLAVLLNDKLGIYAPTEL
- a CDS encoding Crp/Fnr family transcriptional regulator, with product MQSPTFSETPRPFLTWQRILDWAQEHYRVRSFNKDERIPARPGLLYLVQRGAIRLVGTAQVSATASQLTSRRVNRTPEEAFLGFVGAGQPFEIVAQSPFTLQAYAHVDQTSVVWMYWHDLDNWPHFRREVLDAFRYQHQRKLLWLSALGQRRTIDRLLGFLTLLVEEYGEPSFSPEDPEVLRGYCLPFPLTHAQIGSAIGSTRVTVTRLMGKLRQRNLLITQGDNLICLPAESVNIAKR
- a CDS encoding PstS family phosphate ABC transporter substrate-binding protein, giving the protein MSQKNETAVLVLAFLITIGIVGGGLWWLTNRGINLGIVTDSQSEDTDPDANAPPLLSTESSSNFATVQDVPNGLFNYGGSTTWAPIRLAVDSAIQAARPEFRLRYVDPTGETPGSASGIRMLIDGRIAFAQSSRPLLDQEIARAQQRGFGLSQIPVAIDGLAIAVNPNLDLPGLTIEQVRAIYTGKIANWNQLGGPNLSIVPLSRQMSDGGTVEFFVQDILANQSLGSNVEFVADTTQALRRLAVTPGGIYYASAPEVVPQCTVKSLPIGRASGKFVPPYQEPFVPLSQCPRLRNRLNLEAFQTGDYPITRNLFVVVKQNGQTDEQAGNAYANFLLTGQGQELIEQTGFVRIR
- a CDS encoding PstS family phosphate ABC transporter substrate-binding protein is translated as MSQRNETTVLVLAFLIALGIIGGVFWWLTERLNVDLGGVANNQLQSVSHVATFARVQNVPSGLFSYGGSTTWAPIRSEVDPVIQSVWPEFRLRYTNPTTGAPGSATGIRMLLNNQLAFAQSSRPLNDREYQQAQTRGFTLQEIPVAVDAIAIAVHPTLDVTGITVAQLKEIYTGRIANWNQLGGPNLTITPYSRRIEEGGTVEFFAENVLENEAFATNVQFIPTTTQALREVANNLGGIYYASASEVVPQCTVKPLPLGQTLNNLTPPYQVPFVRLSRCPQERNQLNTAAFQSDEYPITRRLFVIVKQNEQIAAQAGEAYANLLLTDQGQELIRQAGFVSIR
- a CDS encoding serine/threonine-protein kinase; the encoded protein is MKVYCTRSSCPRPQNHFADLDDSATLKTIQQKYCTACGMPLILVGRYLPLHLLGKGGFGAAFLARDRYTPGMRRCVVKQFQPAGYLTLTQLQIAQQLFEREAAVLEELGSQNDQIPDLYAFFELTVPSLQPGGQDKFFYLVQEYIDGKNLEEELEEKGKFSSTEVVEVLQAILPVLQFVHEHGSIHRDIKPSNIMRHRNGRLYLLDFGAVKQVTTAATQTKGSTGIYSQGYAPPEQMSGGDVYPSTDLYALAVTALVLLTGKKTVELFDVYNNRWHWRTHADIAPTIADILDRMLSITPNQRFHSAQEVLTAIAAATTAPPPVTPPPTPATVSYFHQPAAFSLLEVLAGAGISGFAGGLIAIALYSLVQSPVVTMGVAGFILGMLIFAQTRRWLDAKDLLILVGILLAIVLFVPALQSELTIHNILFLALVAGAAAIALTALFRLIYKLLASIF
- a CDS encoding LysR family transcriptional regulator; translation: MSDLPFTLDQLRILKAIAAEGSFKRAADSLYVSQPAVSLQVQNLERQLDVPLFDRGGRRAQLTEAGYLLLSYGEKILTLCQETCRAIEDLQNLQGGTLIVGASQTTGTYLLPRMIGLFRQQYPDVAVQLHVHSTRRTAWSVANGQVDLAIIGGEVPSELQDSLEIIPYAEDELALILPVSHPFAKLDTIYKDDLYKLQFIALDSQSTIRKVIDQVLTRCDIDTRRLKIEMELNSIEAIKNAVQSGLGAAFVSITAIAKELQMGGLHCANIEGVVVKRTLSVIVNPNRYRSKAAEAFINEILPQFAKPGWNKDVLKSQRPIVPETFDEEEVTPNPAGG